The following proteins come from a genomic window of Aequorivita marisscotiae:
- the pyk gene encoding pyruvate kinase: MSNQKRTKIVATLGPSTSSREILKYMILEGVDVFRVNFSHANYDTVKENIKTIRELSEELDTHVAILGDLQGPKLRVGMMKEEVVVQPGDELFFCTGDEFEGNRKRVYMNYDKFPHDVNPGERVLLDDGKLIFEILETNRIDQVKAMVVQGGPLRSKKGVNLPNTNISLPALTAKDKEDAIFAIEQKVDWMALSFVRHAEDLKELQALIEAHCEYKIPIIAKIEKPEAVANIDKIVAYCDGLMVARGDLGVEVPAEEVPLIQKELVLTAKRARIPVIIATQMMETMITSLTPTRAEVNDVANSVMDGADAVMLSGETSVGNYPVAVIKTMAKILKSVENSELIRVPQEPPQIKTNRYITKSICYHAAHMANEIEAQAICTLTNSGYTAFQISAWRPSAFILAFTSNKRILARLNLLWGVKAFYYDRYVSTDETVEDVNRIAFESGFVHKGDFLINLAAMPIVDKGMVNTLRVSQVK; this comes from the coding sequence ATGTCAAATCAAAAAAGAACAAAAATAGTCGCCACACTTGGCCCGTCCACTTCCTCCAGAGAAATTCTTAAATATATGATTTTGGAAGGCGTAGATGTATTTAGGGTAAACTTTTCGCACGCAAATTACGATACTGTAAAAGAGAACATAAAAACAATCCGCGAACTCTCAGAAGAGTTAGATACCCACGTAGCCATCTTAGGAGATTTGCAAGGTCCCAAATTGCGCGTGGGAATGATGAAAGAAGAAGTGGTTGTTCAGCCCGGCGACGAGCTTTTCTTTTGCACGGGCGATGAATTTGAAGGCAATAGAAAGCGGGTTTATATGAATTACGATAAGTTTCCGCACGATGTTAACCCAGGCGAACGCGTGCTTTTAGACGACGGCAAACTTATTTTTGAAATATTGGAAACCAACCGAATAGACCAAGTAAAAGCAATGGTTGTACAAGGTGGCCCACTTCGTTCCAAAAAAGGGGTAAACCTTCCCAATACAAATATTTCGCTTCCCGCGCTTACCGCCAAAGACAAGGAAGACGCCATATTTGCCATCGAGCAAAAAGTAGATTGGATGGCACTTTCCTTCGTGCGCCATGCCGAAGATCTAAAGGAATTACAGGCGCTGATTGAAGCACATTGCGAATATAAAATACCAATCATTGCCAAAATTGAAAAACCCGAAGCAGTAGCAAATATAGATAAGATTGTTGCTTATTGCGACGGCCTCATGGTAGCCCGTGGCGATCTGGGCGTAGAAGTTCCAGCCGAAGAGGTGCCATTAATCCAAAAAGAGTTGGTACTAACAGCAAAAAGAGCACGAATACCTGTAATCATCGCCACACAAATGATGGAAACAATGATAACTTCGCTAACGCCAACCCGTGCCGAAGTGAACGACGTGGCAAACAGCGTTATGGACGGCGCCGATGCCGTGATGCTTTCCGGTGAAACTTCCGTGGGTAATTATCCCGTTGCCGTGATAAAAACAATGGCAAAAATCCTAAAAAGCGTAGAAAATTCTGAATTGATCCGCGTGCCCCAAGAGCCACCACAAATTAAAACGAACCGCTACATTACAAAATCTATCTGCTATCACGCCGCACATATGGCAAACGAGATTGAAGCGCAAGCCATTTGCACGCTAACCAATAGTGGCTACACAGCTTTCCAGATTTCGGCTTGGCGGCCCTCAGCCTTTATCCTCGCCTTTACCAGCAACAAGCGCATTTTGGCCCGCTTAAATTTATTATGGGGCGTAAAAGCCTTCTATTACGATAGATATGTAAGTACAGACGAAACCGTGGAAGACGTAAACCGCATAGCTTTTGAAAGTGGTTTTGTGCATAAGGGCGATTTTTTAATCAATCTCGCGGCTATGCCTATTGTTGACAAAGGAATGGTGAATACGCTACGTGTGTCGCAGGTGAAATAA
- a CDS encoding IPExxxVDY family protein yields the protein MANYKLLFDEDFEEPFELIAIHCSEEDYKLAYLMNRNLNMRLKRSKTDLDFSSNGLLITFPLYEFEDVHKYTHFYLVANKCKSVEAGLQSSDGLFAEMLSEKSRTHYLLPEYKKVDYFLKIFSDFETESLHKIISEINDIKQVISAYSVAIDNIKSKNNLIFD from the coding sequence ATGGCGAATTACAAATTACTTTTTGACGAAGATTTTGAAGAACCCTTTGAGCTCATTGCCATTCATTGTAGTGAAGAAGATTATAAATTGGCATATTTAATGAACCGTAACCTCAACATGAGGTTAAAACGAAGTAAGACAGATCTCGATTTTTCAAGCAATGGGTTGTTAATTACATTTCCGCTATACGAATTTGAAGACGTACACAAATACACTCACTTCTATTTGGTAGCTAACAAATGCAAGTCGGTCGAAGCAGGTTTACAAAGTTCGGATGGTTTATTTGCCGAAATGCTTTCGGAAAAATCCCGAACCCACTACCTTCTTCCTGAATATAAAAAAGTAGATTATTTTCTAAAAATTTTTTCAGATTTTGAAACAGAATCGCTGCACAAAATCATTTCAGAAATTAACGATATAAAACAAGTTATTTCTGCCTATTCGGTAGCAATAGACAATATAAAATCTAAGAACAATTTAATTTTCGATTAA
- the rnc gene encoding ribonuclease III, which produces MASIKNIFTSRTEKNGEFYNSLKKILGFSPKNLSIYETAFTHRSTNEKNTSGQPQNYERLEFLGDAMLGAVIAAHLFKKVPGGNEGYLTKMRSKVVSREHLNELARDLNLIKFLKTTIPTQQFSGNIYGNVFEALVGAIYLDRGFKYCEKFIQKRVVKPYVDIKKLEGKVISYKSLFIEWCQKHKNQFNFEIYEDNGKDELKHFAVRLKLGDEVVAKARATSKKKAEERAAKRAFYKLHIKVDSEKP; this is translated from the coding sequence ATGGCTTCCATTAAAAACATATTTACTTCCCGTACAGAAAAGAACGGGGAATTTTATAATTCCCTAAAAAAAATATTAGGGTTTAGTCCCAAAAATCTTTCCATTTACGAAACGGCTTTTACCCACCGTTCTACCAACGAAAAAAATACCAGCGGACAACCACAAAATTACGAGCGTCTAGAATTTTTAGGCGATGCCATGCTAGGAGCGGTAATTGCCGCACATCTTTTTAAAAAAGTACCAGGCGGAAATGAAGGCTATCTTACCAAAATGCGAAGCAAAGTAGTGAGCCGAGAACACTTAAATGAATTGGCGCGCGATTTAAACCTTATAAAATTTTTAAAAACAACCATTCCCACCCAACAGTTTAGCGGTAATATTTACGGCAATGTTTTTGAAGCCTTAGTGGGCGCCATTTACTTAGATCGCGGATTTAAATATTGCGAAAAATTTATCCAAAAAAGAGTTGTAAAACCTTATGTAGATATTAAAAAACTAGAAGGAAAAGTAATTAGCTACAAAAGCCTCTTTATTGAATGGTGTCAAAAGCACAAAAACCAATTTAACTTCGAAATATACGAAGACAACGGAAAAGACGAATTAAAACATTTTGCCGTTCGTTTAAAACTAGGGGACGAAGTAGTTGCAAAAGCCCGAGCTACTTCAAAAAAGAAAGCCGAAGAACGTGCTGCCAAAAGAGCCTTTTACAAACTTCACATAAAGGTAGATTCAGAAAAACCTTAG
- the fabF gene encoding beta-ketoacyl-ACP synthase II, whose protein sequence is MELKRVVVTGLGALTPIGNNIQEYWDGLVNGKSGCAPITYFDAEKFKTKFACELKNFNAEDHFDRKEARKLDRFAQYALVSSDEAILDAGINLDEVDKFRVGVIWGAGIGGLETFQNEVINFAEGDGTPRFNPFFIPKMIADIAPGNISIKHGFMGPNYTTVSACASSANAMIDALNYIRLGHCDVIVTGGSEAAVTLAGMGGFNAMHALSTRNESPETASRPFDATRDGFVLGEGAGALILEEYEHAKKRGAKIYAEVVGGGMSSDAYHMTAPHPDGIGVERVMLNTLRDANISSDEVDTINTHGTSTPLGDVAELKAIVNVFGKHAKDININSTKSMTGHLLGAAGAIEAIASILAMKHGIVPPTINHATVDENIDSSLNLTLNKAQKRDIKVAMSNTFGFGGHNACVLFKKLDA, encoded by the coding sequence ATGGAATTAAAGCGAGTTGTAGTTACAGGCCTTGGTGCCCTTACCCCTATTGGCAACAATATTCAAGAATATTGGGATGGCCTCGTTAACGGGAAAAGTGGCTGTGCGCCAATAACGTATTTTGATGCTGAAAAGTTCAAAACTAAATTCGCTTGCGAATTGAAGAATTTCAACGCAGAAGATCATTTTGATAGGAAAGAAGCCCGTAAATTAGATCGCTTTGCACAATATGCCTTAGTATCTTCGGATGAAGCAATACTAGATGCCGGAATTAACCTTGATGAGGTTGATAAATTTCGCGTAGGGGTAATTTGGGGAGCTGGAATAGGCGGGTTGGAAACTTTTCAAAATGAAGTAATAAACTTTGCAGAAGGGGATGGAACACCACGTTTCAACCCCTTCTTTATTCCAAAAATGATTGCAGACATTGCGCCGGGAAATATTTCTATTAAGCACGGTTTTATGGGGCCAAACTATACAACGGTCTCTGCCTGTGCTTCCTCTGCCAATGCTATGATAGATGCACTAAACTATATACGGTTAGGCCATTGCGACGTTATTGTTACAGGGGGGAGCGAAGCTGCCGTAACTTTGGCGGGCATGGGAGGATTTAATGCTATGCACGCACTATCTACTCGAAACGAAAGCCCTGAAACCGCATCGCGTCCATTTGATGCCACCAGAGATGGTTTTGTTTTAGGTGAAGGAGCAGGCGCACTAATCCTTGAAGAATACGAACACGCCAAAAAACGCGGCGCAAAAATTTACGCCGAAGTAGTTGGCGGGGGTATGAGCAGCGATGCTTACCATATGACGGCCCCACACCCAGACGGAATTGGAGTGGAACGCGTTATGTTAAACACGCTTCGCGATGCCAATATAAGCTCAGACGAAGTAGATACCATAAATACTCACGGAACCTCAACGCCTCTTGGCGATGTTGCCGAGTTAAAAGCTATTGTGAATGTTTTTGGCAAACATGCAAAAGACATCAATATCAATTCTACAAAATCTATGACCGGGCACCTTTTAGGGGCTGCGGGCGCTATTGAAGCAATTGCCTCTATTTTGGCAATGAAACACGGCATTGTTCCACCTACCATTAATCACGCAACGGTAGATGAAAACATTGACTCTTCCTTAAACCTAACCCTCAACAAAGCTCAAAAACGCGACATTAAAGTTGCAATGAGCAATACCTTTGGTTTTGGAGGACATAATGCTTGTGTACTCTTTAAAAAACTTGACGCCTAA
- a CDS encoding acyl carrier protein: MSDIASRVKAIIVDKLGVDENEVVNEASFTNDLGADSLDTVELIMEFEKEFDIQIPDDQAENIATVGQAISYIEAAK, encoded by the coding sequence ATGTCAGACATTGCATCAAGAGTAAAAGCGATTATCGTAGACAAATTAGGTGTAGACGAAAACGAAGTTGTAAACGAAGCGAGCTTCACTAACGACTTAGGAGCAGACTCCTTAGATACGGTAGAGCTTATCATGGAATTTGAAAAAGAATTTGATATCCAGATTCCAGACGACCAAGCTGAAAACATTGCGACAGTAGGTCAAGCAATTTCCTATATAGAAGCAGCAAAATAA
- a CDS encoding phosphoribosylglycinamide formyltransferase encodes MKKRIVIFASGSGTNAENIIKYFQRSQVAQVVRVLSNKKNAKVLERAERLDVEAASFTNEELLSENGVLKILKEVKPDIIVLAGFLLKFPEIILKEFPNKVINIHPALLPKYGGKGMYGSFVHESVVKNNEVETGITIHYVNENYDEGAIISQKKVVLSENETPETVAKKVHTLEYEWFPKIIEEVLSGQPQ; translated from the coding sequence ATGAAGAAACGAATTGTAATTTTTGCCTCGGGTAGCGGTACCAATGCCGAGAACATTATTAAATACTTTCAACGATCGCAAGTTGCCCAGGTCGTTCGCGTGCTGTCAAACAAGAAGAATGCCAAAGTTTTGGAACGTGCCGAAAGGCTTGATGTTGAAGCCGCTTCTTTTACAAATGAAGAACTGCTTTCTGAAAACGGCGTTTTAAAAATTTTGAAGGAAGTTAAGCCAGACATTATAGTGTTGGCGGGTTTTCTGTTGAAATTTCCCGAAATTATTCTAAAAGAATTTCCAAACAAAGTGATTAACATTCACCCAGCACTGCTCCCAAAATACGGCGGAAAAGGCATGTACGGCAGTTTTGTACACGAATCTGTTGTTAAAAACAATGAAGTTGAAACGGGAATAACCATTCATTATGTAAATGAAAATTATGATGAGGGCGCCATTATTTCACAGAAAAAGGTAGTGCTTTCAGAAAATGAAACGCCTGAAACGGTCGCCAAAAAAGTACATACATTGGAATACGAATGGTTTCCAAAAATAATTGAAGAAGTTTTGAGTGGACAGCCTCAGTAA
- a CDS encoding ribonuclease H family protein, which translates to MAKKQKFYVVWFGNPAGIFDSWKECKRSIDGVKGAQYKSFETFDEAKKAYNKEYADYKGKTVKKTLSKEQLLKIGEPNLYSIAVDAASSGNPGKMEYRGVDTQTHKQLFHQGPFQQGTNNIGEFLALVHGLAFLKKNNSDRIIYSDSRIAMGWVKKKKCNTKLKQSAKNKTLFELVKRAENWLKTNKYETKIVKWETKAWGEIPADFGRK; encoded by the coding sequence ATGGCTAAAAAGCAGAAATTTTACGTAGTTTGGTTTGGTAATCCCGCTGGAATATTTGACAGTTGGAAGGAATGCAAACGTTCTATAGATGGCGTAAAAGGGGCGCAATACAAAAGTTTTGAAACGTTTGATGAAGCTAAAAAAGCCTACAATAAAGAATATGCAGATTATAAAGGGAAAACTGTAAAAAAGACACTTTCCAAAGAACAGCTTCTTAAAATAGGCGAACCGAATCTATATTCTATCGCTGTGGACGCAGCTTCCAGCGGCAATCCCGGAAAGATGGAATATCGGGGCGTGGATACGCAAACGCACAAACAACTTTTCCACCAAGGCCCTTTTCAGCAGGGAACCAATAATATTGGGGAGTTTTTGGCACTTGTGCACGGCTTGGCATTTCTTAAAAAGAACAACAGCGACCGTATTATTTACAGTGATTCGCGCATTGCGATGGGCTGGGTAAAAAAGAAAAAATGCAACACAAAACTAAAACAATCTGCTAAAAATAAAACCCTTTTTGAATTGGTTAAACGTGCTGAAAACTGGCTTAAAACCAATAAATACGAAACGAAAATAGTAAAATGGGAAACCAAGGCTTGGGGTGAAATTCCTGCGGATTTTGGAAGGAAGTGA
- a CDS encoding PfkB family carbohydrate kinase → MSKLVIVGTVAFDAIETPFGKTDKILGGAATYIGLAASQFNVDGAIVSIVGGDFPKNDLKMLQENGMDISGLEVVEDGKTFFWSGKYHNDMNTRDTLITDLNVLADFNPKVPEGYRGAEVVMLGNLHPLVQLGVIEQMNSPKLIVLDTMNFWMDSALNELMQVIAKVDVITINDEEARQLSGEYSLVKAAAKIMEMGPKYVVIKKGEHGALLFGDDDVFFAPAMPLREVFDPTGAGDTFAGGFTGYLAKTGNYSYDNMKNAVINGSALASFCVEKFGPERLLNLTNKDVHQRIQQFKSLTQFDIKLT, encoded by the coding sequence ATGAGCAAACTCGTAATCGTTGGTACTGTAGCTTTTGATGCTATTGAAACTCCTTTCGGAAAAACCGATAAAATTCTTGGCGGCGCCGCTACCTATATAGGTTTGGCTGCATCGCAGTTTAATGTTGATGGCGCAATTGTTTCTATTGTTGGGGGCGATTTTCCGAAGAATGATCTTAAAATGCTTCAAGAAAACGGGATGGATATTTCGGGTCTCGAAGTGGTTGAGGATGGAAAAACCTTCTTTTGGAGCGGAAAATACCATAACGATATGAATACCCGCGACACTTTAATCACAGATTTAAATGTGCTTGCCGATTTCAACCCTAAAGTTCCCGAGGGCTATCGCGGTGCCGAAGTGGTCATGTTAGGAAATCTGCATCCGCTCGTCCAATTGGGCGTAATTGAGCAGATGAATTCGCCGAAGCTAATTGTTTTAGACACTATGAATTTTTGGATGGATAGTGCTTTGAACGAATTAATGCAGGTAATCGCAAAAGTTGATGTTATTACAATAAACGACGAAGAGGCGAGACAGCTTTCCGGCGAATATTCATTAGTAAAGGCTGCTGCTAAAATAATGGAAATGGGACCTAAATATGTAGTAATTAAAAAAGGCGAACACGGTGCATTACTATTTGGCGACGACGATGTTTTTTTCGCTCCAGCAATGCCCTTGCGGGAGGTTTTTGACCCAACTGGCGCTGGCGACACATTTGCCGGTGGATTCACCGGATATTTGGCAAAAACCGGTAATTACAGTTATGATAATATGAAGAACGCAGTAATTAATGGTTCGGCATTGGCTTCGTTTTGTGTTGAAAAATTTGGGCCAGAACGATTGCTCAACCTTACAAACAAGGATGTGCATCAACGCATTCAGCAATTTAAGAGCTTGACACAATTTGATATAAAATTAACCTAA
- a CDS encoding amidophosphoribosyltransferase: MSDALKHECGIALVRLLKPLEYYKEKYGTAFYGVNKMYLMMEKQHNRGQDGAGFASIKLDVNPGERYISRVRSNAAQPIQDIFAQINERINLEFSEHPEYKNSVAAQKKNIPYIGELFLGHVRYGTFGLNSVENVHPFLRQNNWMHRNLIIAGNFNMTNTNELFDTLIKLGMHPKEKADTVTVMEKIGHFLDDAVRKLYKKAKAKGLSKQEASPYIAKHLNVAKILRRSAADWDGGYAMAGLLGHGDAFVLRDPAGIRPAYYYQDDEVVVVASERPAIQTVFNVPFEEVKELDPGNAIIVEKNGTMKLAEILPPLERKSCSFERIYFSRGSDAEIYQERKMLGKLVMPKVLESIDHDTENSVFSFIPNTAETSFYGMLEAAQDELNKQKNEAILNEKDSLTTARLQQIQAHKIRTEKIAIKDVKLRTFITDDSSRDDLVAHVYDVTYGVVKPNDNLVIIDDSIVRGTTLKKSILKMLDRLHPKQIVVVSSAPQIRYPDCYGIDMARLEHLVAFQAALALHKDRGTYGIVEEIYHKCKEQVVMEDASVINHVKELYAPFSDEEISDKISEIISDEDIKAKVKLIFQSVDDLHKACPKNLGDWYFTGNYPTAGGNRVVNRAYINFFEGNPERAY, encoded by the coding sequence ATGAGCGACGCGTTAAAACATGAATGTGGCATTGCCTTGGTAAGACTGTTAAAACCTTTAGAGTACTATAAGGAGAAATACGGAACGGCCTTTTACGGAGTAAACAAAATGTATTTAATGATGGAAAAGCAGCACAATCGGGGGCAAGACGGTGCTGGTTTTGCCAGTATTAAATTAGATGTAAACCCTGGTGAGCGTTACATAAGCCGCGTACGATCTAACGCTGCGCAACCCATTCAGGATATTTTTGCGCAAATAAACGAACGCATAAATCTTGAGTTTTCTGAGCATCCCGAATACAAGAATAGCGTTGCAGCACAAAAAAAGAACATTCCGTATATAGGCGAACTTTTTCTTGGCCACGTGCGTTATGGAACATTTGGCTTAAATAGTGTTGAAAATGTACATCCATTTCTACGTCAGAATAACTGGATGCACCGTAATTTAATTATTGCGGGTAACTTTAATATGACCAATACCAACGAGCTTTTTGATACGCTCATAAAACTCGGAATGCATCCAAAAGAAAAGGCCGATACCGTTACAGTGATGGAAAAAATTGGTCACTTTTTAGACGATGCGGTTCGTAAGCTTTATAAAAAAGCTAAGGCCAAAGGATTGAGTAAACAGGAGGCTTCACCGTATATAGCCAAACACTTAAACGTGGCTAAAATTTTGCGACGATCGGCTGCGGATTGGGATGGTGGTTATGCAATGGCTGGCTTATTGGGTCATGGAGACGCCTTTGTACTGCGCGATCCGGCAGGTATTCGTCCGGCTTATTATTATCAAGACGATGAGGTTGTTGTAGTGGCATCTGAACGGCCGGCAATTCAAACAGTTTTCAACGTTCCTTTTGAAGAAGTTAAAGAGTTGGATCCTGGAAATGCCATTATAGTAGAGAAAAACGGCACAATGAAACTGGCTGAAATTCTTCCACCGCTCGAACGAAAATCTTGTTCTTTTGAACGTATTTATTTCTCTCGCGGTAGCGATGCCGAAATCTATCAAGAACGAAAAATGCTTGGTAAATTGGTAATGCCAAAGGTTTTAGAGTCGATAGATCACGATACCGAAAATTCTGTTTTCTCATTTATTCCAAACACTGCCGAAACTTCATTTTACGGAATGCTCGAAGCGGCACAGGATGAACTTAATAAGCAGAAAAATGAAGCTATTCTTAACGAAAAAGATAGTTTAACCACGGCGCGCCTGCAACAAATACAAGCGCATAAAATTAGAACTGAAAAAATTGCAATAAAGGACGTTAAACTCAGAACGTTTATTACGGACGATAGTAGTCGAGACGATCTGGTTGCTCACGTATACGACGTAACATACGGTGTGGTAAAACCCAATGATAATCTTGTTATTATAGATGATAGCATAGTGCGCGGCACCACGTTAAAGAAAAGCATTTTAAAGATGTTGGATAGGCTTCATCCAAAGCAGATTGTTGTTGTTTCTTCGGCGCCTCAAATTCGTTATCCAGATTGCTACGGAATAGATATGGCCCGGCTCGAACATCTGGTGGCGTTTCAAGCTGCTTTAGCACTTCACAAGGATCGTGGCACATACGGAATTGTTGAAGAGATATATCATAAATGTAAGGAACAAGTTGTAATGGAAGATGCTTCGGTTATTAATCACGTAAAAGAATTGTATGCTCCTTTTTCCGATGAGGAAATTTCGGATAAAATTTCGGAAATAATTAGCGATGAAGATATAAAAGCTAAGGTAAAGCTCATCTTTCAATCGGTTGATGATCTTCATAAAGCCTGCCCGAAAAACCTTGGAGACTGGTATTTTACAGGAAACTATCCCACTGCCGGAGGCAACAGAGTTGTAAACAGAGCTTATATTAATTTCTTTGAAGGAAATCCAGAACGCGCCTATTAA
- a CDS encoding superoxide dismutase encodes MSFELPKLPYAFHALEPNIDARTMEIHHDKHHQGYTNNLNAAIEGTDMAGKSIEDILKNLDMDNKAVRNNGGGFYNHSLFWKVMSPNGGGKPSGDLAKAIDDAFGSFEEFKEKFSTAAKTQFGSGWAWLCVHKGGKVEVCSTPNQDNPLMPNVGCGGTPILGLDVWEHAYYLKYQNKRPDYVGAFWNVVNWEEVSANYDKNK; translated from the coding sequence ATGTCTTTCGAATTACCAAAATTACCGTATGCATTTCATGCACTAGAACCGAATATAGATGCAAGAACCATGGAAATACATCACGACAAACACCACCAAGGATATACCAACAATCTGAACGCTGCGATTGAAGGTACAGATATGGCAGGTAAATCTATTGAAGATATTTTAAAAAATCTTGATATGGACAATAAAGCCGTTCGAAACAACGGTGGCGGATTTTACAATCACAGTCTTTTCTGGAAAGTAATGTCGCCAAATGGTGGCGGAAAACCTTCGGGCGATTTGGCAAAAGCTATTGACGATGCCTTTGGAAGTTTTGAAGAGTTTAAAGAAAAATTCTCTACTGCCGCTAAAACTCAGTTTGGCTCAGGTTGGGCTTGGCTTTGCGTACACAAAGGAGGCAAAGTTGAGGTATGCTCCACGCCAAATCAAGACAATCCGTTAATGCCCAATGTAGGTTGCGGAGGCACGCCAATTTTAGGGTTGGATGTTTGGGAACACGCATATTACTTAAAATACCAAAATAAACGTCCTGATTATGTAGGAGCATTTTGGAATGTAGTTAATTGGGAAGAGGTTTCTGCCAACTACGATAAAAATAAGTAA